A region of Myxococcus stipitatus DSM 14675 DNA encodes the following proteins:
- a CDS encoding ABC transporter substrate-binding protein yields MRPLMLLATLALALAGCEKKSAAPNPTEPAPAGQAAQAPGNKEGTADPSPQGTQPGAVAPTDSDTILIGEVGSLTGSEATFGVSARNGIEMAINEANAAGGVRGKKLALRVYDSQGRPEEGAQAATRLISQDKVVAILGEAASSVSMAMAEKAQAGKVPMITPTSTSAEVTKKGDYIFRVCFIDEFQGLVMAKFARENLKLSRVAVLTDNKSAFSMGLADVFTAKFKEFGGEVLRTESYAKGDTDFRAQLTAIKQVKPEAMFVPGYYTDVGIIARQAREVGLKVPLLGGDGWDSDKLFELGGSALEGSYYSNHYSPGNPDPVLQSFLAKYKQSYGGVPDSVAALAYDAGRVLVEALKRAPNSSGPALRDAIAATKDFPGVAGRITLDANRDAVKEAVIVKVAGGKAEFVTTVQP; encoded by the coding sequence ATGCGTCCATTGATGCTCCTCGCCACGCTGGCCCTGGCCCTGGCGGGCTGCGAGAAGAAGTCCGCCGCGCCCAACCCCACCGAGCCGGCCCCCGCGGGGCAGGCCGCCCAGGCTCCAGGCAACAAGGAGGGCACGGCGGACCCGTCGCCCCAGGGCACCCAGCCAGGCGCCGTGGCCCCCACGGACTCGGACACGATTCTCATCGGCGAGGTGGGCAGCCTCACGGGCAGCGAGGCCACGTTCGGCGTCTCCGCGCGCAACGGCATCGAGATGGCGATCAACGAGGCCAACGCCGCCGGGGGCGTGCGGGGCAAGAAGCTGGCGCTGCGCGTCTACGACAGCCAGGGCCGTCCCGAGGAAGGAGCCCAGGCGGCGACCCGGCTCATCAGCCAGGACAAGGTGGTGGCCATCCTGGGCGAGGCGGCCTCGTCGGTGTCCATGGCGATGGCCGAGAAGGCGCAGGCGGGCAAGGTGCCCATGATTACGCCCACCTCCACGAGCGCCGAGGTGACGAAGAAGGGCGACTACATCTTCCGCGTGTGCTTCATCGACGAGTTCCAGGGCCTGGTGATGGCGAAGTTCGCGCGGGAGAACCTGAAGCTGTCGCGCGTCGCCGTGCTCACGGACAACAAAAGCGCCTTCTCCATGGGCCTGGCGGATGTGTTCACCGCGAAGTTCAAGGAGTTCGGTGGCGAGGTCCTGAGGACGGAGAGCTACGCCAAGGGCGACACGGACTTCCGCGCGCAGCTCACGGCCATCAAGCAGGTGAAGCCGGAGGCGATGTTCGTCCCGGGCTACTACACGGACGTGGGCATCATCGCGCGACAGGCGCGTGAGGTGGGCTTGAAGGTGCCGCTGCTCGGCGGTGACGGCTGGGACTCCGACAAGCTGTTCGAGCTGGGCGGCTCCGCGCTGGAGGGCAGCTACTACTCCAACCACTACTCACCGGGGAACCCAGACCCGGTGCTCCAGTCGTTCCTCGCGAAGTACAAGCAGAGCTACGGAGGCGTGCCGGACAGCGTGGCGGCGCTGGCGTACGACGCGGGGCGCGTGCTGGTGGAGGCGCTCAAGCGCGCCCCGAACTCCAGCGGCCCGGCGCTGCGCGACGCCATCGCGGCGACCAAGGACTTCCCGGGTGTGGCCGGGCGCATCACGTTGGATGCGAATCGGGACGCGGTGAAGGAGGCCGTCATCGTCAAGGTCGCGGGAGGCAAGGCGGAGTTCGTCACCACCGTGCAGCCGTAG
- a CDS encoding TadE/TadG family type IV pilus assembly protein, with amino-acid sequence MHLPVRLLSRMRRRTQRGQAIVLGSLSFLVLALMVTLSFNLSHALRQKMSLQQHSDAMAYSMAVLEARALNYYAVSNRAIAGSYVAMNSLHAYMAAASVTGEMLRAGEDNFKKIAIAEGIKCAACRCKCCKHAIDAKKVANKFGKKAREYDRDARALEADFRTAMEGLDLMVDNLHKSQAEVHAKTAQAVKDGSSHGLAQLKDDTAPRSSELNSAVGGLNRNEFNCAVDGMECTGSVESGSEEARARVMTEIGNASRSAWPANRKGSGLPPEHLHPDFLKELEKIPGEGQYQILTHKGSAKTVTDEDDIYSAGKSGGNEGTTVAASEEGSVMHSLWKDALPATSDYESAISSDSGGGDHDGDGDQHRGSHSFEGINARALTACAGEGNCFMKYRANPDPERDWGQPRVYSYYTMQLSVGNAQQAPWELNNSRSVEFQQGAQGTGKLTVAAGEGMSLSKALVYYHRFGAGGWKEPPNLFAPFWRAKLHPFKPGEAARVLQEAGSSDAVPIAETEVPL; translated from the coding sequence ATGCATCTTCCCGTTCGCCTACTGAGCCGGATGCGCCGCCGCACCCAACGTGGGCAGGCCATCGTCCTGGGTTCGCTGTCCTTCCTGGTGCTCGCGTTGATGGTGACGCTGAGCTTCAACCTGAGCCACGCGCTGCGCCAGAAGATGTCGCTCCAGCAGCACAGCGACGCCATGGCGTACTCCATGGCGGTGCTGGAGGCGCGCGCACTCAACTACTACGCGGTCAGCAACCGGGCCATCGCCGGCTCCTACGTGGCGATGAACAGCCTGCACGCATACATGGCGGCCGCGAGCGTCACGGGAGAAATGCTGAGGGCGGGGGAGGACAACTTCAAGAAGATTGCCATTGCCGAGGGCATCAAATGCGCCGCCTGCAGGTGCAAGTGCTGCAAGCACGCAATCGATGCCAAGAAGGTGGCCAACAAGTTCGGCAAGAAGGCCCGGGAGTATGACCGCGACGCGAGAGCGCTCGAGGCGGACTTCAGGACCGCCATGGAGGGACTCGACCTCATGGTGGACAACCTCCACAAGTCTCAAGCGGAGGTCCATGCGAAGACCGCCCAGGCCGTGAAGGACGGTTCGAGCCATGGTCTGGCGCAGCTCAAGGACGACACCGCTCCCAGGTCGAGTGAGTTGAACTCAGCCGTGGGGGGGCTCAATCGCAACGAGTTCAACTGCGCGGTGGATGGGATGGAATGCACGGGCAGCGTGGAGAGCGGGTCCGAAGAGGCTCGTGCACGGGTCATGACGGAGATTGGCAACGCGAGCCGCTCGGCATGGCCCGCGAACCGGAAGGGAAGCGGACTTCCCCCTGAGCACCTCCACCCGGATTTCCTCAAGGAGCTCGAGAAGATTCCGGGAGAAGGCCAGTACCAAATCCTGACGCACAAGGGGTCGGCCAAGACGGTGACCGACGAAGACGACATCTACTCCGCCGGCAAATCAGGCGGCAACGAGGGCACCACCGTGGCCGCCAGCGAAGAGGGCTCCGTGATGCACTCCCTCTGGAAGGACGCGCTCCCAGCCACGTCGGACTATGAATCCGCCATCTCGAGCGACTCCGGAGGCGGCGACCACGACGGCGATGGGGACCAACACCGCGGCTCCCACTCGTTCGAGGGAATCAACGCGCGGGCGCTCACGGCCTGCGCTGGTGAGGGCAATTGCTTCATGAAGTACCGCGCCAACCCGGACCCCGAGCGGGACTGGGGGCAGCCGCGCGTCTACAGCTACTACACGATGCAGCTGAGCGTGGGGAACGCCCAGCAGGCGCCGTGGGAGCTCAACAACTCCAGGAGCGTGGAGTTCCAGCAAGGCGCGCAGGGCACCGGGAAGCTGACCGTGGCCGCGGGGGAAGGCATGAGCCTCTCCAAGGCTCTCGTCTACTATCACCGCTTCGGGGCGGGCGGCTGGAAGGAGCCACCCAACCTCTTCGCTCCTTTCTGGCGCGCGAAGCTGCATCCCTTCAAGCCGGGCGAGGCCGCCAGGGTGCTCCAGGAAGCGGGCAGCTCCGACGCAGTCCCCATCGCCGAGACGGAGGTGCCGCTGTGA